AAATTCATAATATGTTCACGAAAGCATAGGAATTATCTCGTGCTAAGAGATGCATTACTAATTTTCGGAGAGATCTATTACCTCGGCATCTTCGGGCACCACAAACTTGAAAAGATCCGGTGCAAGTTCCTTATCTCGTTCAATCTGTGTCAGTGCGACGATCACACTTTGACGCGTACCGTCTTCAAACTCGGTTTCGTAGCCAAATTGCACGGGAAGCCACTCACCGGATTTCACCCAGATTTGAAGGGTTTCCTTTGCGTTCGTGCTCACCATGTGAACTTTAGGGGTCAACTCAATTTGATGTACCCCTTTCGGGTTCGCGAATTCGTCAGGAACGAGAGCCATATCGTAGTTCTTCTGGACATCTTCAAGTGATGCGCCAATACCCGGCAACAATTCTCGACGTTCTGGATTGTTCCACTTCATCTTATTGACTTGATTGAGTATCGGTGTATATGTCCAACCGTATTCACCGTCCAAAACAGTGAGTTGGACGACCTGCGATGCATCGCTCCGATCGACATACTCCTTACGAAGCAGATTCGGTTTCCCGAATATGAACCGTCCACGAGCGACACTTCTCTTATTCGCGAACAGCGTCGTCTCCTCAAAGTTGGCACTGAAGTTATTGGATTTCTCGTATGCCGTTTTGAAATTCTGAAAAATTTCGTCAACAGTTTGTGGATGTGCTGTGTGAACGAATAGCGCTAAGAGGAACACCGCTATTGACAATAAATTTCGGAGTCGCACAGACCTTTTCAGTATAGTGATCCAAGGGGTTCGTCGGATCATTATCATCTCCTACTTTGCCAAATTACCTTTTGGAAAACCAATTTCTATTTCAATATTATAGCATAATCTATTTCGGGGTGTCAACATTATTTCCGTTGAAAATGGGCTATTTTATGTAGGGTCAATCATATACTGCTCTCAATTCGCTAAGCGCGTCCAATCCGTCAGGATAACCTCTA
The nucleotide sequence above comes from Candidatus Poribacteria bacterium. Encoded proteins:
- a CDS encoding outer membrane lipoprotein carrier protein LolA, producing MIMIRRTPWITILKRSVRLRNLLSIAVFLLALFVHTAHPQTVDEIFQNFKTAYEKSNNFSANFEETTLFANKRSVARGRFIFGKPNLLRKEYVDRSDASQVVQLTVLDGEYGWTYTPILNQVNKMKWNNPERRELLPGIGASLEDVQKNYDMALVPDEFANPKGVHQIELTPKVHMVSTNAKETLQIWVKSGEWLPVQFGYETEFEDGTRQSVIVALTQIERDKELAPDLFKFVVPEDAEVIDLSEN